The Metabacillus schmidteae nucleotide sequence GTTAATACATAGAGTATAGCGTCACTATTCTAATAAAAGTTGTTGTATAATAACTAAAAATATCGTTGTGTTGTTCTAGAGTACCGGGATTAATAGTGACTAAAATATGATATATTGAAGCTAATAGGCATAAGGTAATAACTTAGTAAGGTTCGAGTTTAAAAGTAACATTAAGATAAAACTTGATATTAGAACGTTATGAACAAACAAGTTTTCATTATATATAATTATGAAATAAACGGAGGGGAGAATATGAAGCATTTATTTGAACAAATTGACCTAAAGCCTTTTAATTGGGTCTATCGCAGGGTTTCTGAAGAAAATTTTGAAGGGTTTTATCATTGGCATCAAGGCTGTGAATTATTATTTGTCTATCGTGGACAAGGACGTGTCATTGTGAACCAGCAGACGTATGATATCAAAAAAGGGATGCTTTTCTTTTTCCAACCCTTTCAATTGCATAAAGTCCATGTTGAAGTTTCCCCGAAAACTCCCTATGAACGAAGTATCATACACTTTGATCCACTTACACTCGGGAAGAACACTTCACAAATATTCCCTGGTCTTAATGCCCTCTTAAACCAATTACAAAACGGTGTAAATGAACCTCAAGCATTTAATTTAGAAGATTCTTATCAGTACATTTATGAAGCATGTGAGATATTTAATAAATCATTACATACCAGCAACTGGGAGGAAGACAGTCAGCTTTTTCTCATGCAATTGTTGTCATGTATCCGATCAAAGATACACAATATTGATCTAAATTCATCCTTTCATAGTAACTACCGTTCACTTTACTATTCGGAAAAAATCATGCAATGGATTGAAGAGCATTATATGGAGCCGTTTGACTTGGGACAATTGTCAGATGATCTCCATTTATCAAAATCATATGTCTCAAGGATTTTCAAACGCGAAACCGGAAGCAGCTTAACAGAATATCTTACCATTCGGAGAATGAAGCAGGCATGTCAATTGCTACAGGTCACTAAGAAACCTATTGAATTAATTAGTGAGAGTGTGGGCTTTGGGAGTGTTTCCTACTTTATTCAGTTATTTAAGAAGATGATTGGGACGACTCCACATCAGTATAGGCTTTATCATCAGGTGAATTATAAATAGGAAATGGTGGGTTTTTAAAGTAGGATCAATGGAGGTCGCTCATAATCATAACCCTATTTATTATAACAAGAGTTTTGTCTGCTACAGCCTAGTTTTAGACTTAGCATTTCTATAAAAAAAGACACTTCCCATAAAAATATGAAGTGTCTTTTTATTCAGCTCCATTTCTAGTGAATGATTTTCGAAAGGGGCTATCTTCTATAATACAAGTAAATAAGGATTCTCTAAATAGTAGATTATTCTTTCCAGAAACTCAGCGGCCGGGGTCCCATCAATAATTTGATGATCAAACGTTAAGCTTAATGGCAGTTCTTTGCTCTGAATCACTTGGCCTTCTTTATCCAAGGTAAGTTTGTCTTGAAGACTTCCTACTCCTAAAATACCAGATTCAGGTGTATTTAAAATTGGAGTAAAGTATTCGACACCGCTTTGTCCTAGATTCGTCAAGGTAAATGTTGATCCCGTTACTAGATCGTTTGCAAGGCTACCTTCTCGTGCAGCTTGCGTAGTCTTTGTGATGTTTCCGCTTAACTCCTTTAAGCTCATTTGGTGAGCATTCCGAATAACGGGTACCAGCAGGCCAACAGATATGGCCGTTGCCATTCCAAGATGGACTTCTTCAAAGGTCTGGAAACCATTCGTGTCCGTTTCATACCAGCTATTCATTTCAGGATATTCTTTTAATGCTAGAATTGTTGCTTTGGCAACACAAACAGTTAGACTAAGACTACCAGCAATTTCTGTTTCGGTAAGATGATTTTTTATATTCTCTTTAAACATCATAAATGCAGTTAAGTCAGCTTTTCGATGGATCGTCAATTGGGCTGATTGCGCTAAACTATTTCTCATTCTTTTGGCAATAATCTTACGCATTCCCGTGAGTCCAGTACCAAGATTTCGGTCGGCTGTGTTCACCGGGAAAGAATGGATTTCCACCGCAGGAGCTACTTCCTTAGAAGAAGAAATTTCGTAAGCCTCTATATCTCTTCTAGTAATCCGATTATTTCCACCTGTACCTTTAACCAAAGAAAGATTAATATTCTTCTCTTTTGCTAATTTCCTAGCAAGTGGACTCACAAAAATACGTCCAGTGTGCGATTCGATTGGTTTTTCGGCCGGAATCACATTCTTCTGTTCTTTTTCGTTCCTTTCTAATTTGGCTTCCGGGGATTGTTCGACAGGCTGAGATTGGGGTGTTTCACCTTCTTGAGCCACAATTCCTATTACTTCTTTAACTGGTACTTCAGCCCCCTGATGGGCAATGACTTTTACTAACACCCCATCTGCTGGTGCTTCAACTTCCATCGTTAATTTTTCAGAACTAATCGTGCAGATCGGTTCTCCCTTTTTAACAGGTTCGCCTTCTTTTTTGTACCATTCATCCACATTTCCACTCGTCATCGTTAACCCTAACTTAGGCATTAAAACATCTGTTGCCATCATTGATCACCACCTTACACTAAGATTGTCTTTTTTAAATCAAAGATCAGTTCATCCGCTACTTTTAACACTTTATCTGCATTTGGAATGTACAGATCCTCAAGGTTTTTTGCAAAAGGCACAGGTGTGTTCGGTGCACATACACATTTAACTGGGGCATCTAAATAATCAAACGCTTTATCTGAAACTACACTTGCAATATCAGTAGCTGTATTATTGTGTGGATTCGATTCATCAATGACAATTAATCGGTTGGTCTTCTTAACTGAATTGAT carries:
- a CDS encoding AraC family transcriptional regulator, which codes for MKHLFEQIDLKPFNWVYRRVSEENFEGFYHWHQGCELLFVYRGQGRVIVNQQTYDIKKGMLFFFQPFQLHKVHVEVSPKTPYERSIIHFDPLTLGKNTSQIFPGLNALLNQLQNGVNEPQAFNLEDSYQYIYEACEIFNKSLHTSNWEEDSQLFLMQLLSCIRSKIHNIDLNSSFHSNYRSLYYSEKIMQWIEEHYMEPFDLGQLSDDLHLSKSYVSRIFKRETGSSLTEYLTIRRMKQACQLLQVTKKPIELISESVGFGSVSYFIQLFKKMIGTTPHQYRLYHQVNYK
- a CDS encoding dihydrolipoamide acetyltransferase family protein, whose translation is MMATDVLMPKLGLTMTSGNVDEWYKKEGEPVKKGEPICTISSEKLTMEVEAPADGVLVKVIAHQGAEVPVKEVIGIVAQEGETPQSQPVEQSPEAKLERNEKEQKNVIPAEKPIESHTGRIFVSPLARKLAKEKNINLSLVKGTGGNNRITRRDIEAYEISSSKEVAPAVEIHSFPVNTADRNLGTGLTGMRKIIAKRMRNSLAQSAQLTIHRKADLTAFMMFKENIKNHLTETEIAGSLSLTVCVAKATILALKEYPEMNSWYETDTNGFQTFEEVHLGMATAISVGLLVPVIRNAHQMSLKELSGNITKTTQAAREGSLANDLVTGSTFTLTNLGQSGVEYFTPILNTPESGILGVGSLQDKLTLDKEGQVIQSKELPLSLTFDHQIIDGTPAAEFLERIIYYLENPYLLVL